The genomic segment TGGTCTTCGACAGGTACTTGGACGATTTGCCGAATCTCAAACGCCTCGTCGAAGGCGGGGTGTACGGCCGGCTGCGGAGTTGCGACCCGCCGATTACCGTCCCGGCCTGGACCTGCATGACGACGGGCGTGGACGCGGGAACGCTGGGCCTCTACGGGTTCCGCAACCGGAAGGACTACACATACGACGGCCTGACGTTTGCCACCAGCCTGGCCGTCCAACGCGAACGCATCTGGGAACGCCTCAGCCGCGAGGGCCTCCGAAGCATCGTCGTCGGCGTGCCTCAGACGTATCCGCCGAAGCCCTTTGACGGCGAGATGATCACCTGTTTCCTGACGCCGAGCACCAAGAGCCAGTACACCCACCCACCCGAGTTGAAAGACGAAATCGCCGACTTCCTCGGCGAAGACTACCTGCTGGACGTCAAAGGTTTTCGCACCGACGACAAGCAGTACATCCTCGACCAGTGCTACAAGATGACGGAGCAGCGATTCCGCCTGGCGCGCCATTTCGTCCAGACGCGGCCGTGGGACTTCTTCATGATGGTCGAAATGGGGCCCGACCGGGTTTACCACGGCCTGTGGTCCTACACGGACCCGACGCACCCGAAGTATGTGCCGGGCAACCCCTTCGAGAACTGCATCCGCGATTACCACGTTTACCTGGACGCCCGAATGGGCGAACTGCTGGACGTCCTCGGTCCTGAATGCGTCGTCCTCGTCGCGAGCGACCACGGCGCCAAGAAGATGGACGGCGGAATTTGCGTCAACGAGTGGCTCATCCGGAACGGCTGGTTGGTCCTTCAGGAGCCGCCCCGCGAGCCGACCCCGCTCGAAAAGTGCAAGATCGATTGGTCGCGCACCCGCGCGTGGGGCGAAGGCGGATACTACGCCCGCGTGTTTATGAACGTCCAGGGACGGGAGCCGCAGGGTATCATCTCGCCCGCGGATTATGAGAAAGTCCGCGACGAACTGAAGGCGGCCCTCGAGGCCATCCCCGACCACA from the Planctomycetota bacterium genome contains:
- a CDS encoding alkaline phosphatase family protein, encoding MPEKRQVAVIGLDCATPQLVFDRYLDDLPNLKRLVEGGVYGRLRSCDPPITVPAWTCMTTGVDAGTLGLYGFRNRKDYTYDGLTFATSLAVQRERIWERLSREGLRSIVVGVPQTYPPKPFDGEMITCFLTPSTKSQYTHPPELKDEIADFLGEDYLLDVKGFRTDDKQYILDQCYKMTEQRFRLARHFVQTRPWDFFMMVEMGPDRVYHGLWSYTDPTHPKYVPGNPFENCIRDYHVYLDARMGELLDVLGPECVVLVASDHGAKKMDGGICVNEWLIRNGWLVLQEPPREPTPLEKCKIDWSRTRAWGEGGYYARVFMNVQGREPQGIISPADYEKVRDELKAALEAIPDHKGRPIGTRALKPQEIYRTVAGVPPDLIVYWGDLDWRSVGQVGTGRIHTFENDTGPDDANHDYHGMFVLRDPARPGGGRRLEGLHLMDVAPTVLSYFRLEPEADVQGKRITW